The Nomia melanderi isolate GNS246 chromosome 7, iyNomMela1, whole genome shotgun sequence genome includes a window with the following:
- the LOC116424367 gene encoding thioredoxin domain-containing protein 12, translating to MINLIRCFRFLNSFNLIKLVNEVTEDVFSTAIDCDHNFEQLFKWKSFDNGFSEAKLIKKPIFFLIYKLGCPACDQLKEKFSKSVRLMDLTDRFVMIKLEAQNNKILNKEKFQPDGKYVPRILFFNSDGNLIVEAYNRHQNADQSNKYFYKNPSEIVETMLFVLKEYYNEPLPMVL from the exons ATGATAAATTTGATTCGATGCTTTAGATTCCTCAATTCCTTTAATCTTATAAAGTTAGTAAATGAAGTAACAGAAGATGTTTTCTCAACTGCAATAGACTGTGATCATAACTTCGAGCAATTATTCAAGTGGAAGTCATTCGACAACGGTTTTAGTGAGGCTAAGTTAATCAAGAAgccaatattttttcttatatacaAATTAGGTTGTCCCGCGTGTGatcaattgaaagaaaaattttcaaaatcagtgCGACTGATGGATCTTACCGATCG ATTCGTGATGATAAAATTGGAAgcgcaaaataataaaattctaaataaggAAAAGTTTCAACCTGATGGGAAATACGTTcccagaattttatttttcaattcagaTGGTAATTTGATCGTGGAAGCATATAATAGACACCAGAATGCCGACCagagtaacaaatatttttacaaaaatcccTCAGAAATTGTAGAAACGATGTTGTTCgttttgaaagaatattataacgaaCCTTTGCCAATGGTTCTTTGA